The sequence below is a genomic window from Frondihabitans sp. PAMC 28766.
TTCCCCACGAGAACCTCCGTGCTGAATTCCCCTCAGTTTTCAAGCCAGAAAGTTGCGTTCTTCGGTGGTCAGCAGGTGAATAAGGTGACCGCTCAGATCGCGGCGACTGTGCCGGCCGGATTCGGCTATGTGCCGTTCATGGACCAGGCGGCCAACGATTACGACAGCACTGTCGGCAAGGCACTCACGGGAAGACCGATATCTACACGGCGTTCGGTGCGTTTCAAAAGGAGCTCGTTTCCTACGCGAAGCAGCAGGGCTTCACGGTCACCCAGTAGGAGACGCTCGACTGCGGGCGGCGTCCAGGTGGCCGCCCCGCACGATTGCCGGACGCGGATCAACGAAGACGGAGTTCGAATCATGGCCACAATCCCTCTTGAGGGCACAGCGCGAACCAAGGGAATCAGGGCGCAAAAGCCTCACAAGACACCGCATTCCCGTCAGACCCAACGCATGGCGTACATTTTCATCACGCCGTTCCTGGTGTTCTTCGTGCTGATGCTCCTCGTCCCGATCGGCTACGCCCTCTACCTCAGCCTGTTCAAAACCCAGATCATCGGCGGGCAGACCTTCGTCGGGATTGCCAACTACGTGCAGGCATTCACGGACCCGAAGCTCTACGAGGGCCTCTCACGCATCGTTCTGTACCTGCTCATCCAAGTCCCGATCATGCTCGTCCTCGCGATCTTCTTCGCCTTCGCCATTGACAGCGGACGAGTCAAGGGCAGTAAATTCGTGCGCCTGGCGATTTTCGTCCCGTACGCGGTACCGGGCGTGATCTCAACGCTCATGTGGGGCTATTTCTACGGCAACAACTTCGGCCTGATTGGGCAGATTATTCGTGCCGTGGGGCTCACCCCGCCCGACCTGCTCTCGAGCCGGAACATGTTGGGGTCGATGATGAATATCTCGACCTGGCAGTTCGTCGGCTACAACATGATCATCATCTATGCGGCGCTGAGGTCGATCCCGACGGACCTGTACGACTCGGCGGAGGTCGACGGAGCAGGACAGTGGCGCATCGCCTGGAGCATCAAGCTCCCTTCGATCCGCTCCGCGCTGCTGCTATGTGTGATCTTCTCTGTCATCGGCTCGTTTCAGCTTTTCACCGAGCCGAGCCTGCTCAACGCCCTCGCACCGACCGTCATCGACCCCTCGTACACGCCGACGTACTACGCGTACAACCTTGCGTTCGTCAGCCAGGAGCCTAGTTACGCCGCCGCCATAGCGTTTATCCTCGGCTTCTCGATCATGATCGTGTCCTACGTCATCCAACTCACCACCCAGCGGAGGGCACGACTGTCATGAGCGCAGTTTCCGAAACGTCAGACGCCACGCAGGACACGATGGCACGATCCCAGACTCCGCGGGCAGCTCGGGGCAAGAAAAAACGCCGCCGCGACCGCAAGAGTGTCATTCTCACGGTCGCCCTCTGGACGTGCTGCTTCTACTTCTTGGTCCCGCTCATCTGGCTCATCTTCGCCTCGACCAAGAACGACACCAACCTCTTCGATACGTTCGGCCTTTGGTTTGGAAAAGCCTTCTCCCTTTTCGGAAACCTCGGCACAACATTCACCTACGAGAACGGCTCGTTCGGTCAATGGTTGATCAACTCCGCCTTTTACGCCCTCGCAAGTGCCGTGGGCGCCGTGATTCTCTCCACCCTGGCGGGATATGCCTTCGCGAAATACAGCTTCACGGGCAAGAGCGTGATCTTCAGTATCGTGCTCGGATCAATCATGATCCCGGGCACAGCGTTGGCTCTGCCGACCTACCTACTTTTCGCCCACGTCGACATCACCAACACTCCCTGGGCGGTGATTCTGCCGTCCATCGTGAACCCGTTCGCCCTCTACCTGCTAAGGATCTACGCCGCCGAAGCAGTCGATGACAGCCTCGTCGAAGCCGCCCGCATCGACGGCGCAGGCGAGTTCCGGATCTTCTTTCAAATCTCGTCCAGACTCCTCGGCCCAGCCATCGTCACGGTCTTCCTCCTCGCCCTGGTGGGCACCTGGAACAACTACTTCCTGCCACTCATCATGCTCAACAAGTCCTCGCTCTATCCCGTCACCGTCGGGTTGGCACAATGGGCGGCGTCGAGCAACGCAGGAGGAGGAGCGCATGTGCTGTTCTCCACGGTGATCACCGGCTCGCTCGTATCCATCATCCCTCTCGTCCTCTCCTTCCTGTACTTGCAGCGGTACTGGCAGTCCGGGCTCTCAGCAGGAAGCGTGAAGGGATAAAACCACCACCGTCTGGCCCGCCGCCCAATCTGCAACGGCCGTCAGACGCACGTGACCGGCACCATCTCATCAGCGACGCGAGCCGACCCCGATGAAAGTAACGCGGTCCGATTCTTGCCACAGCAATACGCACCAACGACGACAACTATGCTGCCCTTCCACGCTGGCAGCCAACGAGAGGAGACGCCCATGCCCTATTCCGCAGCCAGTAACCGTTACGAGTCCGTGAGCATCGCCCGTAGCGGCCGCAGCGGCCTACAGCTCCCCCGAATATCGCTTGGCCTGTGGAATAACTTCGGAGACGACCGCCCATTGGAGACACAACGCGCGATCCTACTTCGAGCGTTCGATCTCGGCGTTTTTCACTTCGACCTGGCCAACAACTATGGGCCGCCCGCCGGAAGCGCCGAATCGAATTTCGGCAGAATCGTCCACGAGGATCTGCGCCCCTACCGCGATGAGATCGTCATATCCACCAAGGCCGGCTACGACATGTGGCCTGGCCCATACGGTGAATGGGGATCGCGGAAGACAATGCGAGCATCTCTTGACCAGTCCCTGAAGCGCCTCCAGCTCGACTACGTCGATGTTTACTATTCCCACCGGCCTGACCCCAACACACCCATCGAAGAGACCATGGCCGCGTTGGCCAGCGCCGTGCATCAAGGGAAGGCACTGTACGTCGGGATCTCGAACTATTACACGGTGGCCGAAACAGAAGCAGCCGTCATGGCCCTGAAAGCCGAAGGTGTGCCGCTCAGCATTCATCAGCCTCGATACAACCTGTTCGACCGCGACATCGAAACAGGTCTACTTGCCGCGCTGGAGGACCTCGGCGTAGGGATCATCGCCTTCTCACCGCTGGCACAGGGACTTCTCACGGATCGCTACCTACAAGGCATACCCACGGGCTCCCGCGCAGCCAAGGGGCGATGGGTGACCGAGTCGGACATCACGGAAAGCTACCTCAAGCGCGCCCGAGCGTTGAAGGAGATCGCTACCTCCAGGAACCAATCGCTTGCTCAACTGGCCATCAGTTGGGTCCTTCGCCACGATGCCGTAACAAGTGCCCTCGTCGGCGCATCAAGTGTCCACCAGCTCGAGGACACCCTCCGCGCCCTCGATGCACCGCCCCTTTCCCCAGCCGACCTCGAAGTGATCGAGGCGCAGATGACGGCCGACCCCGAATAACGTCAGCCCCCCTGTATTCAGCCGCCTCTGCTGCCCATCGAGCCGCCTCCAAGCGGGGCGAGAGGAACTCATAGGGCACTCCGAGCCCGTCCTGCCCGACAAAAACCCCCCTGAAACCGCTGGCGGGAACCCCCATCCCGTCGCACGATTGCCGAGGCTCATGAATCCGATAGACCAACTTCGTCTTCCTAACGTGGACGCCGCGGCGTCTACCATCGCAACGGTCCTTGGTGAAGACGCGGCACGCGCCTTCGCCCGCACGATGCGCACCAACCTCTCTCGCGTCGCTCGGCCCCTGGACGACGGAACGGTCTTCGTTTTGACCGGCGACATTCCTGCCATGTGGCTCCGGGACTCCGCCGCTCAACTTCGTCCCTACCTTCTCCTCTGCGATGGCGACCGGGAACTGCAAGATGTCATCATTGCGGTGCTGCGACGACAACTCAGCTACCTCCTCACCGACCCGTACGCCAACTCCTTCACGGAAAGCGTCGAGTCGTGGCACAGCACCGATCGGACAGCCGCAGGGCCGTCGACCTGGGAGCGGAAATTCGAGTTGGATTCCCTCTGCTATCCGCTCGAATTAGCCCATCGCCTGTGGACAATCACCGGGCGAGACGACTTCTTCGACGCCGAATTCGAGCAGGCGTGCCAACTGATCATTGACGTCGCGGAAAAGGAAGAAGACCACGAGACCAAATCCGCCTACCGTTTTGTTCGGCCCCACGGCCCCACCACCGACACCTTGGTACGAGACGGAAAGGGGCGGCGCACGAAACCGATCGGACTCATCTGGAGCGCTTTCCGCCCCAGCGATGACGCCTGCGAGCTCGGTTTCAACATTCCGGGAAACATGTTTGCCGTCGTGGCGCTTCGTTACATGGCCGACATCCTGAACAGCTGCTACCAGAACACCGCACTCGCTCACAAGGCTGCAGGTGCCGCCGGCCGCATTGACGCGAGTCTTCACGATCACGCGCTGTTCGACCTGCCGACCGGAGAGCAAATCTTCGCCTACGAAGTCGACGGCTATGGCAAGGCGATTTTGATGGACGATGCGAACATGCCAAGTCTTTTGTCGGCCCCCCTGACCGGGTACCTGTCGGCGTCGGACCCGACCTACCTTGCCACTCGCTCGTTCGTTCTTTCCCTCGCTAACCCCTACTATTTCGACGGGAGCGCCGGCCTCGGTGTCGGCAGCGCCCACACCCCGCACGGCTATATCTGGCCAATAGCCATCGCCGTAGAAGGCCTCACCTCCCTCGATCGCCAAACCAAACTCGAAAAAATACAACTCCTACTCCGCACCACAGCAGGAACAGGACAGATGCACGAATCCTTCGACGCCGACTACCCCAGCGACTTCACCCGCGACTGGTTCTCGTGGGCTGACGCCATGTTCTGCGAACTCGTCCTCGACACCATCGGGATCCAGTTTCCCTCTCGAGCGAGTGCGGTACTAAAGAGACTCGTTTTGGGCGAAGTCGAACCGCGCAACGTCCTGGCCGCCGCGACCAAGAAGCAGGGTGGCGACTGGTTCGCGCCCGAGGAAGAAGCCTGACCCCATGAGTCTCACCGAAGACAGTATCCCTGACGATTTCATCGTCGGAACCGCGACGGCCGCATACCAGATCGAGGGCAGCACTAGGGATGGGGGCAGGGGACGAAGCATCTGGGACGATTTTGCCGCGACCCCAGGGGCCATCGTCGACGGGAGCACCGGAGATCCCGCGGACGAGCACTACGTTCGCTACCTCGACGACGTGGAGATCATGTCCAATCTGGGCCTGGACGCCTACCGTTTCTCGATCTCGTGGTCGCGCATCCAACCAGACGGGACCGGGCCGGCCAACCCGGCCGGCGTCGCGTTCTATCGCCGGTTGGCTGAAGCCCTCATCGCGAAAGGGATCACCCCGTATGCAACGCTCTACCACTGGGATCTGCCCTCCGCCCTCGAAGGGAATGGCGGCTGGCTGAATCTGGAAACCGCTGATCGATTCGCCGAGTACACACGGCTCGTCGTCGACAGCCTTGGGGACCTGATTACCCATTGGATCACACTCAACGAACCCTGGTGCTCAGCCTTCCTCGGCTACGCCTCCGGCGTGCACGCTCCTGGCAAGCAACTCGGCAGCACCGCTACCCATGCCATCCACCACCTCCTACTCGGCCACGGCCGCGCCGTCAACAATATTCGAGACAGCAGCCCCGACGCGACAGTGGGCATCGCCCTCAACCTTTATTCCGTCGAGGCCGCCAGCAACGCGAAGGACGACGTCGACGCTGCCCGACGGATCGACGGTCTGCACAACCGGCTGCTTCTGGACCCCCTCCTTGCCGGCCGCTACCCCGCCGACGTCCTCCACGACCTGGGCGAAGAAACCTGGTTCGCCGCCAACCCCTTGACCGACGCCGACGAAATCGCCGTCCCAATCGATTTCCTCGGTATCAACTACTACAGCCGCCACACGACGACGACAGGCGCCCCCATGGAAACCGGCGCGAGCTCCTATCCGGCAGCGAATTCGTCACCATGGTGGATACGGGAGCCCCCAAAACGATCATGGGCTGGGAGATCCACCCAGACGGTCTTATCGACGTCCTCCGCATGGCCAACTCGCGGCAGCCCGACCTTCCTCTCTACATCACGGAGAATGGCGCCGCTTACGACGACACGCTCCTCGACAACGGCGACATCCCCGACGAGGAACGCCGCGACTACCTCGATAAACACCTCACCGCATGCGTGGAAGCCGTATCCCTCGGCCTCCCCCTGAAAGGGTATTTCCTGTGGAGCCTGATGGATAACTTCGAGTGGTCCTGGGGCTACACGAAACGCTTCGGCATCGTCCACGTCAATTACGACACCCAAGATCGAACAATCAAGCGAAGCGGCCATTGGCTAGCGGCCATCCTTAAGGGCCGCCAATAGATCCACGCCAGTTGCACCGGAGCTACGTGCGACACCGACCGCGTCAGTCCTTCGCCCAGATCAGGACGTCCCTCGGCCGCATCACACGTTCCGCGTACCTGTGACGCGAACTCAAGGTTCCTGAACCTACACGAGCAGAAGGAACGAAGATGTTGAAGCGAACAGTACTCGACCACGGACCGGTGGCCACTCGCCGCCAACTCAATACGGGATGGCTGTTCGGAGGCGCCGTCTCTCGGGCTCTGCCTCTCGACTGGGATGACGCTCCCTTGGCGGCTGACCTCGCGGATCCTGCCCTCGACGACAGCGGCTACGAAGAGGTCACCTTGCCCCACGCGGTGGCTCCGCTCTCGTGGCGCCAATGGGATCCGGCGACCTGGGAACACGTGTGGAGTTACCGGCGTCACTTCGATGCACCCGTGGCCCCCGCGGACCGATCCTTCGTTGACTTCGAGGCAGTCAACGTCGCAGCCACCGTGACCCTGAACGGTCACCGCCTCGGCCGACATTTCGGCGGCTACCTTCCCTTCTCATTCGAAGTCACCGAGCATCTCCGGGCCGGCGACAACGTCCTCGCCGTCCTCGTTGACGCCAGATTCAACCTCAACGTACCGCCGAACCTCCCCGCCCCGGCCCGCAGCGAAGACATCGACTTCTGGCAGCCCGGCGGGATCCACGGCACCGTGACCCTCCGAGCGGTTCCAGGCACCTTCGTCTCGGACGTGTCGGCCGTGCCGCGTGACGTCCTGGACCCTGATCGGCGGCGCGTCGAGATCACGGCGTTCGTCGATGCCCGAGATCACGTCGACTCCAGGATCCTGACGGAGCTCGTGGGCCCGGATGGCGCGACCGTCGCGAGCGCCGACGTCACCGCGACGCTGTCACCGGGCGTGAACGAAGTGCCGCTGAGCATCAACGACGTCGGATCGGTGGCCCTGTGGGACGTCGAATCGCCGACGCTCTACCGCGCGATCACCTCGGTGTGCCCCGACGGCGGCGAGCCGCACGCGCACCGCACCAGGATCGGATTCCGCGAGGCGCGATTCGAGCGGGACGGCTTCTTCCTCAACGGAAGACGGCTCTACCTGTTCGGGGCCAATCGGCACCAGCACTTCCCGTTCGCCGGATTCGCCATGCCGTCGAGGGTGCAGCGGAAAGACGCCGAGTTGCTCCGCGACACCCTCAACTGCGTGATGGTGCGCTGTTCGCACTACCCCCAATCCTCGGCGTTCCTCGACGCCTGCGACGAACTGGGACTGCTCGTCTGGGAGGAGCCGCCGGGCTGGCAGTACGTCGGCGACGCCGAATGGCGACAGCGGGCGAAAGACGACATCGCCGCGATGATCGTCCGCGACCGGAACCGGCCCTCCGTCATCGTCTGGGCCGCGCGTCTGAACGAAACCTACGACCATCCCGACTTCTACGCCGAAACGGAAGCCCTCGTCAGGTCCCTCGACGACTCCCGCGCAACAAGCGGGACCACCCATGGGCAGTATCACGACACCCCGGACTACCAACACGAGGTCTTCGCCTACGACGACTATTCGATCCACGACCTGCCGAACGGCGATCATTGCCCAACGCTTTTGCCGCCGAGAGACGACTTCCCGTATCTCATCGGCGAGACAGTGACGTCCTGGAGCAGCCCGACTCGGCTCTATCGACGGGCCCAGCGTCCCGAGGTTCAGCAGCACCAGGCCATGGACTACGCGCACGTCCACAACAAAGCACGCTCGGACGCCCGCTATAGCGGAGTTCTGGCATGGTCAGCCATCGACTACCACGCCGGTCACGTCGTGAACCATCGTGGCGTGAAAACATCGGGACTCCTCGACACCTTCCGCGTTCCAAAGCCGGGGGCCGCGATGTACCGGGCACAGGTCGATCCGTCGCGGAGGGTCGTCCTCGAACCGGCATTCACATGGGATCCACCCGTGGACGGTCAGACGAGGCCTGGCCTCGACAATCGCACTCCAGAGGCCGACTGGGGCCCCGGCGAGAACGCCGTCGTCTTCTCCAATTGCGACCGCCTCGAGGTCACCCTCGGAGGTCGGCATCACGCTACCGTCTTCCCGGACACCACCGCCTTCCCTCACCTGGTGACGGCTCCGTCGTTCGTCGATCTGCGTCTCCCCCACCGGAACACTGCCGATCTCGTCCTCGACGGGTACATCGGCGCTCGACTCGCGATCTCCCGACGCTTCTCCGGCCGTCGTGACCACGACGTCCTGAGCGTCGTGGCCGATGACGCCAGAATCACAGCGGATGCGGTGGACACCACCCGCGTCGAGCTGTCGATCCGCGACGAGTTCGGTGAAGCTCGCGGCCGCTCCGAGGCCCGGATCACTCTTGAGGTCGACGGGCCGGGCGTTCTCGTCGGAGAGCCCTTCTTCGACTTCGCGGAAACCGGCGCCGTCGGGGCAGTCTGGATCAGGAGCCGTGGATACAACGAGTCGGGGCTCGTGACCCTGCGAGCGAGCCATCAGCACTTCGGCAGCGTCGCCCTACAGATCAATGCGGTCGCACCCTGACCACGGCCAAGCGGAAGCTGCCACATGAGCGGAGCCGGGTTTTCGATCGAAGCGGGCGCTTCCAGTACTCAACCCTGAACGACAAGATATCAAAGGCTCTTCTGGTGACGCCTCCGCAGGGTGATTTCTTGATCGATGCCGGGTTCGGGAAGCATGTCGCCGAGCATGTGAAAATGCTTCCGGTGTTCGCCCGCGCCCCTACGCGGCGACCGCGACGGTGCACCGCGCACGGTGCACCAGCAGCTTGTGAATGCCGGGTACGACTTCGACCGGTTGCGGGGGGTGAGCCTCACGCATTCGCACTGGGACCACAGCAGCGGCCTGGACTCGCTCGACGCGCCCATCTGGTTGAGCAAGGGCGGGCGGGAGTACGCGGCGACCGACGGCGACGGGAAAGTGTTCCGCACCGTATCGCCCGGGCACGAGATCCACGAGTACACCTTCGAGGGCCCGTCCTATCTTGGTTTCACGTCAAGCGTCGACGTGTACGGGGACGGGTCGTTGGTCATCGCCTTGGCAGGTGGGCACACGACCGGGTCCGTGGTGGTGTTCGTCACGGTGCCGTCGGGGAAACGCTATGCGTTCATGGGGTCTGATCCTTCTATGGTTCGTTGTCAACCCATGAGGCTGTTGAGTTGCCGGAAGATTTGACGAGCGACATAGCGTTTGAGGCAGCGTCGGATCTCTCGTCGGGATTTACCCTCTGCCGTCCGCCTATCGACGTAGGCCCGAGTTCCAGCATCGGAGACCATGCGGGTGCGGGCGATAATATCCATCGCCCGGTTCAGTTGACGGTCGCCGCGGCGGCTGAGACGGTGCCGGACGACGTTGCCGCTGGAGGCCTGGAGTGGGGCGACGCCGGCGAGACTGGCGAAGGCGGCTTCGGATCGGATGCGCCCTCGATGCGAATAGGCCGCGAGGATGATGGCCCCGGTGACCGGCCCGACGCCTTTGATGTTCAGAAACCCGGGCGCGAGTTCCTGGACGTGATGGGCCAGAGCAGCATGATTCTGATCGAGTTGCCTTGTTGCGGCGAGAATACTGGTGGCGAGTCGTTTCGCTTCCGATCGGATTGTTCCGATGACGGAGTCGTCCGTGCAGCGCTCACGCCACCCACCCACGGTCTGCACCTGCGACACGGTCAGCGGGCGGCGTGCGTCGACGCCGAGGCTGAAACTGCGAAGGAGCGCGGTAAGCATGTTGTTGTCGGCGGTTCGACGGCTGTCCAACGCCTGACGAGCGACGAGGAGGACTCGCAGTGCTGACCGGATGCCCTCGGCTCGTGGGGTGCTGAGTTCGCTCAGGGGCGAGGCAATAGCGGTCCGCGCGGCCGCGATCGCGTCGATCTCGTCAGATTTTCCGTGCGCGGACCGGGTAGCACGTCGTGGTGGCTTCACCTCCCGAACCTCAATGCCCTCGGCCTGGAGAGCGCGGGTGAGGGTTGCACCATAGGAGCCGGTTCCCTCGATGGCGACGAGCATTGATTCTGGAGCGCGTCGATTTATCCAGCTCCTCGCCCGGGCGAGCCCGGCAGGGCTAGTGGGGAATACTGCCGTGCCAAGGATCTCTCCGGTACGAGCCTCGACAGCGGCGTACGTGTGGGTCCTGGCGTGGGTGTCCACACCGATCACATGTGTGAATTCGTCTGCCACGATAGTCACCGTGGTCCATCCTTCCTCGAAGTGGTCTCTCTCAGCCATGACCTGGGAAAATGCTACGAGGCGTGTCTCTAACGAGCCACAAGTCCGCTGACGCGGAACTTGGGCAACCTTCTATCAAGCCATCGGAACGGGCCAGGTCGATGCAGGTCCCGCCGGACGGACAGATCAGACCAAAGGCACCGTCGTGAAACGAGCCAGACCAGTAGAGAGTCACATCCGGCAGAACCGTGCACCAGCCTGCCAGCCAATCCCAGACCGGCCACAACCATTAGAGACCAGTACCGGAACGGTAGTTGGCGTTAGAGGCCGATGTGGTGGGTGAATTCGAGGCACGACGAGCAGACGTGCGTTCAGAACTCGTCTCAAGACTTTCACCACCTCGCTCGGGAGTCGAGAAAGGTTGGAAACTCATCGGTTCCGGCGAGTCGTGCATGTGCGTGTTCGTTGCGGAAATCATGGCTTTTGGACCCTCAGCAGGCCGCATCCGCGGGTAGTTTGAGGCTTAGCGCCAATGGCCGTTCCGCTACTGGCCAGACCCCTTACGGGCCGCTCAGGCGACGGAACTGCTTTGCCCGATTTGGACCGAGGTAGGCGTCCGGGGAAGGGGGGTCAGGATCAAGTCCTAAACAAGTGGGTCCAAGTAATACTTGCAAGTCACTTGGAGTATCGGTAGTCTCGGGACATAACCGCCTCAGACCTCGACCCTCCAGGAGCACCAGAGTGCCTAATTACATCAACATGAACGTCCGCGAGGACCTCGTAGACGACGTCACGAAGTTCATCGCGACACGACTGGTCGCCCTCGAAAGTGGCCCTTCCGACGACTCGAGCCTGTCCAAGAATCCGGCGAACGAGATCGAGGCGCGGGAGTGGACCGTACCTGAGCTTCGGATGCTGAAGGACGGGGCGACGAAGGCTAAGTCGATCGGCCTTTTCAACCAGGTCCTCGACATTCTCGCCAGGGAGTATCCCCGTCCGGTGTCTACAGCTGAGATTGGCGACGAACTCCGAATTGAGGGTGTCCGCATTCAGAATTCGTTCGGTCGTGCCACGGTGTGGATCCGCAATCGAACAGACGGTGACAAGCGTTGGCCTATCTACTGGGCCGGCCGCGACTGGACGCTTAGCGCAGGAAACGCCGAACGATGGAGGTCGCTCGGCTAGGACATTGGCGCGCCCTCCCATCCAGGGCGCATCTCATCGCGACGGGCCACACCTGTGTCGCGGTGGCTTACAGCTCGGAGCGACGCGTAACGACGACACCATTCGAATCGCTCTAGAGTCTGAGGACCGCTTGTGCGACGGATGCGTGCGAAGGTCTAGCTGGATGGCTGCGGCCACCCTCACCATTCAGCCGCTGCTACCCTCGCGACTACTTGACACCACGGGGGGGAAGCATGGCGAGAAGCAACCTGGGCGCCTATCAGACGATGGTCGAGCTGGCGAAGGCGGCCAACGGGCCCGTCCGACTCGGCTTGTACGTAGCTGCTGGCGGGACGCTTATCGGCGGAGTCATTGGCGCAGCTGCCGGGCCGGCGATGAAAAAGGGTGCCACTAGGGCGTTCGTCGCCGCCAAGGAGAGGATGAGGCCGGCGTCGATCGTCGTCCCGCCGACTTTCACGATCGCGACAGGCGCGGACGGGGGCAACAAGCTCCGGCTACATGCTGGCGACAAGTTTCACGTCTTATCCGAGGTCGAGGGCGGCGCCCTTATTGAAGTCGTTGGAAACAAGAAGAATCCGTGGCTGGTGTCGAGTGAACTACTCACAACGGTTTCCGACTTCATCGTCGGTGAAAGGTAGAAGGGGACATGGGGCTGTTCAAATCAGCCGAGGAGAAGGCTGCGTCCGAGAAACAGAAAGCTAAGGCCAAGGCTGAGGCGGCCGAACGCAAAGCTCAGGATCGTTACCTCCGTTCCCCAATCGGTAAGGCGACGAGCGCACGTGAACGCGGTGACAGCCTGTTGGAAGTCGTTCTCAAGGTTGAGGATGACGGCGGCAGGACATTGTCCGATATCGAAGCTGTCGGCTGGCAACTCGACCGTGCGGGTTACGCCTACGACGTGAGCGTGAGTTCGTTGGGCAACAGTGACGACCAAGTTTCGAGCGTGTACTCCCAGAGCATCCTCACCGGGGTCTACCTCTTCCGGCGGACCTAGCTGGGCCCTGGCTATTGAGCGAGACATGCTTGGGTCGCAGGATCGCATGTGTTTCGAAACCCTAGGGTTACGAGGCGTCTCGTCGGACGGGAAAGCTGGCGCGATAAATTGCTGCAATTCTGCGCAGCGCCGATTCTTATAACTATGTGTCGGAACTATGTGCTTGCATTCAGGTACTCACTGTTAGTTACGAGACACCTGGAGCGTTGTGACGAAGCTGATCGGTTACGCGCGCGTATCGACTGGGCCGCAGTCGACGGATCGGCAAGAAACTGATCTGCTTGCCGCCGGAGTGCGGCGCGATGATCTCTACCTCGACCAGGGTGTCTCTGGCGCTCGTGCTTCACGCCCGCAGTTCGATCGAGCACTCGCCGCGCTCGAGGCGGGGGACACTCTGGTGATCACGACACTGGATCGACTCGGGCGATCGACGCAGAACATGCTCGACTTCGCGCAGGGACTCCGCGACCGTGGTGCCGGCTTACGTGTGCTGAACCTCGGCGGCGGCGACGTCGACACCTCGACGCCGATGGGATCGATGCTCTTCACAATCATGGCGGCTCTCGCGCAGATGGAGCACGACATCAAGCGGGAGCGGATCGTCGACTCTGTCAGCAAGCGCCGCGACGCAGGAAAAGACCTCGGCGGACGCCCTCGACGCGTCACAGACAGCCAGATCCGAAGTGCCCTTCGCCTTGTCGAGGGTGGCGACCCCGCCGCACAGGTTGCCCGGGATCTTGGAATGTCCCGAGCGACCTTCTACAGAAGGTCGCGAGCCCTCACCGATGAGCGCAGCCCTATCGACACAGAGCGATCACAGAACACCGCCATTTAGTGGCGCGATCCGCAGCTGGACCGTACCGATAACGGTCGACAGGGAGTGGATCTGTTCAAAACTCGTTGCCGAAATCAAAACTGCCGAAAGCTAGAGACTGTGGTTTTTGGGCAAATCTCGATAGAATTGGCGTATGTCATCCATCGAGGCCGCGAAGAAGGTCCGCATCCAGGACGTGAAGCCCTACGACGCGCCTGCCGGCCTCGACGAGCTGCACGGGCCGCGCAGCGGGCACGTGGGACTTCCGCCGTGGGTCTACTGGGGACCGAACCCAACCTTCGACGTCGAGTCGGCCGACATTGTGACCGCCTACCAGGCGACGA
It includes:
- a CDS encoding glycoside hydrolase family 2; the encoded protein is MAADLADPALDDSGYEEVTLPHAVAPLSWRQWDPATWEHVWSYRRHFDAPVAPADRSFVDFEAVNVAATVTLNGHRLGRHFGGYLPFSFEVTEHLRAGDNVLAVLVDARFNLNVPPNLPAPARSEDIDFWQPGGIHGTVTLRAVPGTFVSDVSAVPRDVLDPDRRRVEITAFVDARDHVDSRILTELVGPDGATVASADVTATLSPGVNEVPLSINDVGSVALWDVESPTLYRAITSVCPDGGEPHAHRTRIGFREARFERDGFFLNGRRLYLFGANRHQHFPFAGFAMPSRVQRKDAELLRDTLNCVMVRCSHYPQSSAFLDACDELGLLVWEEPPGWQYVGDAEWRQRAKDDIAAMIVRDRNRPSVIVWAARLNETYDHPDFYAETEALVRSLDDSRATSGTTHGQYHDTPDYQHEVFAYDDYSIHDLPNGDHCPTLLPPRDDFPYLIGETVTSWSSPTRLYRRAQRPEVQQHQAMDYAHVHNKARSDARYSGVLAWSAIDYHAGHVVNHRGVKTSGLLDTFRVPKPGAAMYRAQVDPSRRVVLEPAFTWDPPVDGQTRPGLDNRTPEADWGPGENAVVFSNCDRLEVTLGGRHHATVFPDTTAFPHLVTAPSFVDLRLPHRNTADLVLDGYIGARLAISRRFSGRRDHDVLSVVADDARITADAVDTTRVELSIRDEFGEARGRSEARITLEVDGPGVLVGEPFFDFAETGAVGAVWIRSRGYNESGLVTLRASHQHFGSVALQINAVAP
- a CDS encoding MBL fold metallo-hydrolase, with the protein product MHQQLVNAGYDFDRLRGVSLTHSHWDHSSGLDSLDAPIWLSKGGREYAATDGDGKVFRTVSPGHEIHEYTFEGPSYLGFTSSVDVYGDGSLVIALAGGHTTGSVVVFVTVPSGKRYAFMGSDPSMVRCQPMRLLSCRKI
- a CDS encoding IS110 family transposase, with product MTIVADEFTHVIGVDTHARTHTYAAVEARTGEILGTAVFPTSPAGLARARSWINRRAPESMLVAIEGTGSYGATLTRALQAEGIEVREVKPPRRATRSAHGKSDEIDAIAAARTAIASPLSELSTPRAEGIRSALRVLLVARQALDSRRTADNNMLTALLRSFSLGVDARRPLTVSQVQTVGGWRERCTDDSVIGTIRSEAKRLATSILAATRQLDQNHAALAHHVQELAPGFLNIKGVGPVTGAIILAAYSHRGRIRSEAAFASLAGVAPLQASSGNVVRHRLSRRGDRQLNRAMDIIARTRMVSDAGTRAYVDRRTAEGKSRREIRRCLKRYVARQIFRQLNSLMG
- a CDS encoding recombinase family protein: MTKLIGYARVSTGPQSTDRQETDLLAAGVRRDDLYLDQGVSGARASRPQFDRALAALEAGDTLVITTLDRLGRSTQNMLDFAQGLRDRGAGLRVLNLGGGDVDTSTPMGSMLFTIMAALAQMEHDIKRERIVDSVSKRRDAGKDLGGRPRRVTDSQIRSALRLVEGGDPAAQVARDLGMSRATFYRRSRALTDERSPIDTERSQNTAI